In Tenrec ecaudatus isolate mTenEca1 chromosome 4, mTenEca1.hap1, whole genome shotgun sequence, a single window of DNA contains:
- the LOC142446297 gene encoding olfactory receptor 5AN6-like translates to MATAEGRNRTTVTTFILLGFSEFPKLTLVLFSIFLSIYLLTVFWNLGLSILIKIDSHLYTPMYYFLNKLAFLDICYVSSTTPKMLSDFFQEQKSISFVGCAAQYFFCSTFGLIESCLLVSMAYDRYTAICNPLLYTAIMSPTLCLQLFIGSTITGSLGSLTQLCGLLQLQFCGPNIINHFYCDLPQLVNLSCSDTFFMDVLFSLLTVIYGLTSVLVITISYGYIVATILKMSSAEGRSKAFNTCASHLAAVSLLYGSATFVYLCPNSDDSLSQGKLASVFYTIVIPMLNPLIYCLRNKEIKDALIRCKRRIFS, encoded by the coding sequence ATGGCAACGGCTGAAGGAAGAAACAGAACTACTGTTACCACGTTCATCCTCTTGGGATTCTCTGAATTTCCAAAGCTCACACTCGTCCTCTTTTCAATATTCCTAAGCATCTACCTTCTGACAGTTTTCTGGAACCTAGGTCTTAGCATCTTGATCAAGATAGACTCTCATTTGTACACACCCATGTACTACTTCCTCAACAAACTTGCCTTCTTAGACATATGCTATGTGTCCTCCACGACTCCCAAGATGCTCTCAGACTTcttccaggagcagaaatccaTCTCCTTTGTGGGGTGTGCTGCGCAGTACTTCTTCTGCTCTACCTTTGGTCTGATTGAAAGCTGTCTTCTTGTGTCCATGGCTTATGATCGGTACACTGCCATTTGTAACCCTCTACTTTACACAGCCATCATGTCCCCAACCCTGTGTCTACAGTTGTTTATTGGATCGACCATAACTGGATCATTGGGCTCATTAACCCAGCTCTGTGGCTTACTTCAGCTTCAATTCTGTGGGCCAAATATCATTAACCATTTCTACTGTGACTTGCCACAACTAGTGAACTTATCTTGTTCTGATACCTTTTTCATGGACGTTTTATTTTCCTTGCTGACAGTGATCTATGGACTGACCTCTGTCCTGGTTATCACGATATCCTATGGATATATCGTTGCCACCATTCTGAAGATGAGTTCTGCTGAAGGCAGGTCCAAGGCTTTCAACACCTGTGCTTCTCACCTGGCAGCAGTGAGTCTTCTCTATGGCTCAGCCACCTTTGTGTATTTATGCCCCAATTCTGATGATTCTCTTAGCCAAGGCAAGCTGGCCTCTGTTTTCTACACTATAGTGATTCCCATGTTAAATCCATTGATCTATTGTCTGAGAAATAAGGAAATCAAAGATGCCCTGATCAGATGTAAGAGAAGGATTTTCTCCTGA